A window of Diospyros lotus cultivar Yz01 chromosome 14, ASM1463336v1, whole genome shotgun sequence contains these coding sequences:
- the LOC127790896 gene encoding UPF0481 protein At3g47200-like, with protein MQEVELKTKIGEDHSLVQVVRSEIREMDSNGDASTGSAERMKQRVSWIVEIESNMKRYVQVEQRPKIQKVPMTIREIESNKKCFDPMVIAIGPLHHGKPELERMETFKIQFALQYAHQSKKSMKELYDAVEKQAFDARNCYAKGSTDAFDDEKEFAKMMFLDSCFVLQFIYSCVNPAEDDVKMKINDKAFILRDITLLENQLPFEFLKALMKLRFEGGEGEQMIDDFIRLIMEENAKPKGGEKEKEEPVHLLELVRTKFVDVDEITRGSCDSSSNWCSYRSVTELKSVGINFKCSYSRRFSDITFKSGSFLSGYLRLPPITIDDGTKSLLLNLVAWEACPDTPDDFGVSSYVYFMDTLIDRAEDVKELRYNGVILNGLGSDEQAAELFNEIGRNLVSNPQAFGKVKESIYGYYSSRPSLWLAEWVHTHFRSPWALIAFIAAIFVLCLTVAQTVLSALQ; from the coding sequence ATGCAAGAAGTGgaactgaaaactaaaattgGTGAGGATCATTCTCTAGTTCAGGTGGTAAGAAGTGAAATAAGGGAAATGGATTCAAATGGTGATGCTTCCACTGGGTCGGCAGAGCGTATGAAACAGAGGGTTTCGTGGATTGTTGAGATCGAATCGAACATGAAACGCTATGTTCAAGTGGAGCAGCGACCGAAGATCCAGAAGGTTCCGATGACCATTCGCGAGATCGAGTCCAACAAGAAGTGTTTCGATCCCATGGTGATTGCGATCGGACCTCTCCACCACGGCAAGCCGGAGCTAGAACGAATGGAAACTTTCAAGATTCAGTTTGCTTTACAGTACGCGCATCAAAGTAAAAAATCAATGAAGGAATTGTATGATGCGGTAGAGAAGCAAGCGTTCGATGCCAGGAACTGCTATGCCAAGGGCTCAACAGATGCGTTTGATGATGAGAAGGAGTTTGCAAAGATGATGTTCCTCGACAGTTGCTTCGTTCTTCAGTTCATTTACAGTTGTGTGAATCCCGCAGAGGATGATGTAAAGATGAAGATCAACGACAAGGCGTTTATTTTACGCGATATTACGTTGTTAGAAAATCAACTCCCTTTTGAGTTCCTGAAGGCATTGATGAAGTTGAGGTTCGAAGGAGGGGAAGGAGAGCAGATGATTGACGACTTCATCAGGCTAATCATGGAAGAAAATGCAAAGCCGAAAGGGGgcgagaaagaaaaggaggagcCTGTTCATCTTCTTGAGCTTGTTCGTACTAAATTCGTCGATGTTGATGAAATAACAAGGGGTAGTTGCGACTCGTCTTCAAATTGGTGCTCTTATCGCTCGGTTACAGAATTGAAGTCAGTGGGAATCAATTTCAAGTGTAGTTACTCACGGAGGTTTTCTGATATCACGTTCAAGTCTGGATCCTTCTTGTCTGGATATCTCAGACTCCCTCCCATAACCATTGACGACGGCACCAAGTCTTTGCTTTTGAACTTGGTGGCTTGGGAAGCTTGCCCCGACACTCCTGACGATTTTGGGGTTTCTTCTTATGTTTATTTCATGGATACATTAATCGATCGTGCTGAAGATGTGAAGGAATTACGATACAACGGCGTAATACTCAACGGGCTGGGCAGTGACGAGCAGGCTGCCGAACTTTTCAACGAGATCGGTAGAAATTTGGTGTCCAATCCTCAGGCTTTTGGGAAGGTTAAGGAGTCTATTTACGGCTACTACAGCAGTCGCCCTAGCTTGTGGTTGGCTGAATGGGTGCACACGCATTTCAGAAGCCCATGGGCCTTAATTGCTTTCATTGCTGCAATTTTTGTACTCTGCTTGACTGTCGCACAAACAGTACTTTCTGCCCTTCAATAA
- the LOC127790673 gene encoding protein EARLY RESPONSIVE TO DEHYDRATION 15, with amino-acid sequence MALVRTLPNLRFATRGIKAHHIFLYIRPWLGTVWSDHLSDIFLRLFGFTLPQLNLGYNQRRVLKWLKGRMALVSGGRSTLNPNAPLFIPAAVRQVEDFSPEWWELITTAAWFRDYWLNQHPGEDFFGNDDDGYSSDVVDLLPDTIDLDMEAQLEEFIQSSGIGETNVSSISVLKGAPEIGSVDALMRSLSLSKSSKERSPKSMEAAKYWEKPAKHVSPKCSPRSIQQPR; translated from the exons TCCGAACCTCAGGTTTGCTACCAGAGGCATCAAGGCTCACCACATCTTTCTATATATAAGGCCATGGTTAGGGACCGTATGGTCTGATCATCTTTCAGATATTTTTCTTCGTCTCTTTGGTTTTACTCTTCCACAG TTAAATTTGGGTTACAATCAAAGACGTGTCTTGAAGTGGTTGAAAGGAAGGATGGCATTAGTTTCTGGAGGCAGGTCTACATTGAACCCAAATGCACCTCTCTTTATCCCTGCTGCCGTTCGCCAAGTGGAGGATTTCTCACCTGAGTGGTGGGAACTTATAACAACTGCAGCGTGGTTCCGTGATTATTGGCTTAACCAGCACCCGGGTGAGGATTTTTTTGgaaatgatgatgatggataCAGCAGTGATGTTGTTGATCTATTGCCAGACACAATTGATCTTGATATGGAAGCACAATTAGAAGAATTCATCCAGTCATCTGGAATTGGAGAGACAAACGTATCCTCTATTTCTGTACTGAAAGGAGCACCTGAAATTG GTTCTGTAGACGCGTTGATGAGGAGCCTGAGTTTGTCAAAATCTTCGAAAGAAAGGAGTCCCAAGTCTATGGAGGCAGCAAAGTATTGGGAGAAGCCAGCAAAGCATGTTAGCCCAAAATGCAGCCCCCGTTCTATCCAGCAGCCCCGTTGA